One window of Serinus canaria isolate serCan28SL12 chromosome 3, serCan2020, whole genome shotgun sequence genomic DNA carries:
- the SRD5A2 gene encoding 3-oxo-5-alpha-steroid 4-dehydrogenase 2, producing MQCFPGLVLALSSLLGALALLQLSLHLRVPSRYGKHEERLCRPRGRLPARCAWFLQELPSFLVPALLLALRSPPRLEPLGCRLLCCLFCWHYFYRTFIYPFFTRGRPFPLQLLFFGMLFCIYNGFLQGYYLIYCAEYPNDWCTDIRFTSGLLLFLLGMGINIHSDLLLRQLRKPGEVTYKIPQGGLFTYVSGANYFGEIVEWFGFAIATWSLPAFAFAFFTLCCIGPRAYHHHRYYLKTFTDYPKSRKALIPFVF from the exons ATGCAGTGCTTCCCCGGGCTGGTGCTGGCTTTGAGCTCGCTGCTGGGCGCCCTGGCGCTGCTGCAGCTCTCGCTGCACCTGCGGGTGCCGTCCCGCTACGGGAAGCACGAGGAGCGGCTGTGCCGGCCTCGGGGCCGGCTGCCGGCGCGCTGCGCctggttcctgcaggagctgccctcctTCCTGGTGCCCGCGCTGCTGCTGGCGCTGCGCAGCCCGCCCCGCCTCGAGCCGCTCGGCTGCcgcctcctctgctgcctcttctgCTGGCACTACTTCTACAG GACATTTATTTACCCTTTCTTCACTAGAGGCAGACCTTTCCCACTGCAATTGCTTTTCTTTGGCATGTTATTCTGTATCTATAATGGCTTCCTCCAGGGGTACTACCTGATTTACTGCGCTGAATACCCAAACGATTGGTGCACCGACATCCGATTTACATCAG GCCTCCTCTTATttctgctgggaatgggaatcaACATTCACAGTGATCTCCTGCTGCGCCAGCTGAGGAAACCTGGGGAAGTCACTTACAAGATTCCTCAAG GAGGACTGTTCACCTACGTTTCTGGAGCCAACTACTTTGGAGAaattgtggaatggtttggttttgccATTGCAACCTGGTCCCTACCAGCCTTCGCCTTTGCCTTTTTCACTCTTTGCTGCATTGGTCCACGAGCTTATCACCATCACAG gtacTATCTCAAGACATTTACGGACTATCCAAAATCAAGGAAAGCCTtgattccttttgttttttaa